Below is a window of Jiangella alba DNA.
GCGAGGTAGCGCTGGTACCAGCCGGCGACGTCGTCGAGCCCGGCCGGCGGGTCGGGCACCTCCGGCACCCCGCCGTCGCGGGCGAAGAACAGCTTGACCTGCTGGTCCGGCGCGACCGGCGTGAACCCGGCCAGGCCGTCGCCGGCCAGGGTGACGCGGCGCATCCGCGGCGTCACCCGCTCGCACCCGACGACGCGCAGCTCGCTGTAGGTGAGCCGCGGCCGCGCGGCCGTCACGACGCCGCCGCTTCGAGGTACGGCCGCAGCTGCTCCAGCGAGTACGGGATGGACAGCGGCGACGGCGTGTTCAGGCCGACGATCGTCGGGTAGTCGAGGACCGCGACGGTGCCGGGGAGCTGGTCGAAGCCGGGGATGTCGGCGAGGTCGCTCTCGTCGCCGCCGTTGACGAGGAACGCCAGCAGGTCGGCACGCAGCAGGTCCGAGCGCTCCGGGCTGACCATGATCCGGGTGTCACCGGTCGCCCCGCCCTCGTCGCGGACCGGCGCGTACATCGTCATGCCGAGCTGCTGGAAGAACACGCTGGACCCGTCCTGCTCGTCGGCCACGACGTAGATCGAGTCGCCGACGACGTACTGGGCCAGCGAGAACGTCTTGCCGGCCAGCCCGGGCAGCGCGCCGGCAACCTCGGCCACCGCACCGTCCACGCCGGCGACGACCTCCTCGGCCCGGTCCGGCTCGCCGAGGATCTCCCCCGCCGTCCGCACGAGGTCCTGCCACGGCGTCACCTGCAGCGCGTCCTCGCCGGCGATGGTCGGAGCGATGCCGGACAGTTGGTCGTACACGCCCTGGTCGGCGATCGAGTAGCTGCCGAGGATGAGGTCGGGCTGCAGCTCGGCGATGCGCTCGATCGGCGGGCCGTCGTCCAGCGGCAACGGCTCGGCGTCGGCGGGCAGCTGCTGCCACGGCACGCCGGACTCCGGCATGAACGCGTCGACGGAGTACCCGACCGGCTCGGCGCCCAGCGCCAGC
It encodes the following:
- a CDS encoding ABC transporter substrate-binding protein; its protein translation is MNLSRWVPVAVGVAVVLAACGGDDDAEPAASTGTGTVTVEHRFGSTQITGVPERIVTIDLQWTDVMLALGAEPVGYSVDAFMPESGVPWQQLPADAEPLPLDDGPPIERIAELQPDLILGSYSIADQGVYDQLSGIAPTIAGEDALQVTPWQDLVRTAGEILGEPDRAEEVVAGVDGAVAEVAGALPGLAGKTFSLAQYVVGDSIYVVADEQDGSSVFFQQLGMTMYAPVRDEGGATGDTRIMVSPERSDLLRADLLAFLVNGGDESDLADIPGFDQLPGTVAVLDYPTIVGLNTPSPLSIPYSLEQLRPYLEAAAS